Proteins encoded in a region of the Pseudomonas syringae KCTC 12500 genome:
- a CDS encoding LLM class flavin-dependent oxidoreductase, whose protein sequence is MKFSLFVHMERWDESVSHRQLFEDLTELTLMAEQGGFSTVWIGEHHAMEYTISPSPMPLLAYLAARTTRIHLGAGTIIAPFWHPLRVAGECALLDVISNGRMEVGLARGAYQVEFDRMADGMPASEGGKALREMVPVVRALWQGDYAHDGDIWKFPTSTSVPKPINTPPMWIAARDPDSHNFAVQNGCNVMVTPLMKGDEEVVDLKNKFDAALANNPDVPRPQLMVLRHTHVHAADDPEGWKVGATAIAKFYRTFDAWFGNKQTPVNGFLAPSPEEKFKERPEFELENIRKNTMIGTPEEIIPRIRHYQELGVDEFSFWCDNSLPHAEKKKSLELFIKHVVPVFR, encoded by the coding sequence ATGAAGTTTTCGTTGTTCGTGCACATGGAACGCTGGGATGAAAGTGTCAGTCATCGCCAGCTTTTCGAGGACCTGACCGAGCTGACGCTGATGGCCGAGCAAGGTGGTTTCAGCACGGTCTGGATAGGCGAACACCACGCGATGGAATACACCATCTCGCCAAGCCCGATGCCGCTGCTGGCGTATCTGGCGGCCAGGACCACACGTATTCATCTGGGCGCCGGTACCATCATTGCGCCGTTCTGGCATCCATTGCGGGTCGCGGGTGAATGCGCGCTGCTAGACGTGATCAGCAACGGGCGCATGGAAGTCGGCTTGGCACGCGGTGCCTATCAGGTGGAGTTCGACCGCATGGCCGATGGCATGCCAGCCTCCGAGGGCGGCAAGGCGTTGCGTGAAATGGTCCCTGTGGTACGTGCGCTATGGCAGGGTGACTACGCTCACGATGGCGATATCTGGAAATTCCCGACCTCGACTTCTGTGCCCAAGCCGATCAACACGCCGCCGATGTGGATCGCTGCGCGCGACCCCGACTCGCACAATTTCGCCGTGCAGAACGGCTGTAACGTGATGGTCACCCCGTTGATGAAGGGTGACGAAGAAGTTGTCGACCTGAAGAACAAGTTCGACGCCGCGCTGGCCAATAACCCTGACGTGCCCCGTCCGCAATTAATGGTGCTGCGCCATACGCATGTGCATGCCGCAGATGATCCCGAAGGCTGGAAAGTGGGTGCCACCGCCATCGCGAAGTTCTACCGTACCTTTGACGCGTGGTTTGGCAATAAACAGACGCCGGTCAATGGTTTTCTGGCCCCTAGCCCGGAAGAGAAATTCAAGGAGCGTCCGGAGTTCGAACTGGAGAACATCCGCAAAAACACCATGATCGGTACCCCTGAGGAGATCATTCCGCGTATTCGTCACTATCAGGAGTTGGGTGTCGACGAGTTCAGCTTCTGGTGCGATAACAGCCTGCCCCACGCCGAGAAGAAAAAGTCGCTCGAGCTGTTCATCAAGCATGTGGTGCCGGTGTTTCGTTGA
- a CDS encoding protein glxC — MKTVDLSSTTVRDLNQALHDQVKEVQDREWLVTHPDGAHNLAVGVNEAISIDIQGHAGYYCAGMNQKASITVHGNVGVGCAENMMSGAVRVKGSASQAAGATAHGGLLVIEGDAGARCGISMKGIDIVVGGSIGHMSCFMGQAGRLVVCGDAGDALGDSLYETRIYVKGKVESLGSDCIAKEMREEHLQELQELLNRAGFNEKAADFKRYGSARQLYNFKVDNASAY; from the coding sequence ATGAAAACCGTCGATCTTTCCAGCACCACCGTGCGTGATCTCAATCAGGCCCTGCACGATCAGGTCAAGGAAGTACAGGACCGCGAATGGCTGGTCACGCATCCCGATGGCGCACACAACCTGGCGGTCGGCGTCAACGAAGCCATCTCCATCGATATCCAGGGCCACGCGGGTTACTACTGCGCGGGGATGAACCAGAAAGCGTCGATCACTGTGCACGGCAATGTCGGCGTCGGCTGCGCGGAAAACATGATGTCCGGCGCTGTGCGGGTCAAGGGCAGTGCCTCGCAGGCGGCCGGCGCAACGGCACATGGCGGCTTGCTGGTAATTGAAGGCGATGCCGGGGCGCGTTGCGGGATTTCCATGAAAGGCATCGACATCGTGGTCGGCGGCAGCATCGGCCACATGAGCTGCTTCATGGGCCAGGCCGGCCGGCTGGTGGTCTGCGGCGACGCCGGTGATGCGCTGGGCGACTCGCTGTATGAAACGCGGATCTACGTCAAAGGCAAGGTCGAGTCACTGGGCTCTGACTGCATCGCCAAGGAGATGCGTGAAGAGCATCTGCAGGAGTTGCAGGAGTTGCTCAATCGCGCGGGCTTCAACGAGAAGGCAGCGGATTTCAAACGCTACGGCTCGGCCCGTCAGCTGTACAACTTCAAAGTCGATAACGCCTCCGCGTACTGA
- a CDS encoding class II glutamine amidotransferase produces MCGIVGLYLKSPALESQLGKLFEPMLEAMTDRGPDSAGFAIYGDEVAQGWVKLTLQATTEQYDFTALIAALQDRLSAPLDWFQNASAVVLKIQAEEAPVRAALAELAPSVRIMSAGQSIEILKGMGLPREISERFGLASMKGSHIIGHTRMATESAVTMEGSHPFSTGSDLCLVHNGSLSNHFRLRQNLRREGIHFETDNDTEVAAGYLAWRLQQGDSLKQALDKSLEDLDGFFTFAIGTRNGFAVIRDPIACKPAILAETDDYVAMASEYQALSSLPGIENARVWEPVPATMYIWEREPAEGARP; encoded by the coding sequence ATGTGCGGAATCGTTGGTTTGTATCTGAAAAGCCCGGCGCTGGAGTCGCAACTCGGCAAGTTGTTCGAGCCGATGCTCGAAGCCATGACCGACCGCGGACCGGACAGTGCCGGGTTCGCCATCTATGGCGATGAAGTGGCGCAGGGCTGGGTCAAGCTGACCTTGCAGGCCACCACCGAACAGTATGATTTCACGGCGTTGATCGCGGCGCTGCAAGACAGGTTGAGCGCGCCGCTGGACTGGTTTCAGAACGCCAGCGCTGTGGTCTTGAAGATTCAGGCAGAAGAAGCCCCGGTGCGTGCCGCGCTGGCGGAGCTGGCACCGAGCGTGCGCATCATGAGTGCCGGGCAGAGCATCGAGATCCTCAAGGGCATGGGCCTGCCGCGGGAGATTTCCGAACGTTTCGGTCTGGCGTCCATGAAAGGCAGCCACATCATCGGCCACACGCGCATGGCCACCGAAAGCGCCGTGACCATGGAAGGCAGTCACCCGTTCTCCACGGGCTCCGACCTGTGCCTGGTGCACAACGGCTCACTGTCCAATCACTTTCGTCTGCGCCAGAACCTGCGCCGCGAGGGTATTCATTTCGAGACCGATAACGACACCGAAGTGGCGGCGGGGTATCTGGCCTGGCGTCTGCAACAGGGCGACAGCCTGAAACAGGCACTCGACAAGTCGCTCGAAGACCTCGATGGCTTCTTTACTTTCGCCATCGGCACACGCAATGGTTTTGCGGTGATTCGCGACCCGATCGCCTGCAAGCCGGCAATCCTAGCGGAAACCGATGACTACGTCGCCATGGCCTCGGAATACCAGGCGCTGTCCAGCCTGCCGGGGATTGAAAACGCCAGGGTCTGGGAACCGGTCCCGGCCACCATGTACATCTGGGAACGCGAGCCAGCCGAGGGAGCACGTCCATGA
- a CDS encoding FMN-binding glutamate synthase family protein yields MSDPISHKPAPVLRESATFDRLTIQEIQRAAETGIYDIRGGGTKRKLPHFDDLLLLGASVSRYPLEGYREKCGTDVVLGNRFAKKPLYLKIPVTIAGMSFGALSANAKEALGRGATIAGTSTTTGDGGMTPEERGQSQHLVYQYLPSRYGMNPDDLRKADAIEIVLGQGAKPGGGGMLLGMKVTERVAGMRTLPVGVDQRSACRHPDWTGPDDLAIKIAEIREITDWEKPIYVKIGASRPYYDVKLAVKAGADVIVLDGMQGGTAATQEVFIEHVGIPILPAIPQAVQALQEMGMHRKVQLIVSGGIRNGADVAKAMALGADAVAIGTAALIALGDNHPRLDEELKKIGSAAGYYDDWQNGRDPAGITTQDPELSKRLDPVEGGRRLANYLRVLVLEAQTMARACGKSHLHNLDPEDLVALTVESAAMARVPLAGTSWIPGSGSGY; encoded by the coding sequence ATGAGCGACCCTATCAGCCACAAACCTGCTCCAGTCCTGCGCGAGTCGGCCACCTTCGATCGCCTGACCATTCAGGAAATCCAGCGTGCTGCGGAAACCGGCATCTACGACATTCGTGGTGGCGGCACCAAGCGCAAACTGCCGCACTTCGACGACCTGCTGTTGCTCGGCGCCAGTGTGTCGCGCTACCCGCTGGAAGGCTACCGCGAGAAGTGCGGCACTGACGTGGTGCTCGGCAATCGTTTTGCCAAGAAGCCGCTGTATCTGAAAATCCCCGTGACCATTGCAGGCATGAGCTTCGGCGCGTTGTCGGCCAACGCCAAGGAAGCACTGGGGCGCGGCGCGACCATCGCCGGGACCAGCACCACCACCGGCGACGGCGGCATGACCCCGGAAGAGCGTGGTCAGTCGCAGCATCTGGTCTATCAGTACCTGCCATCGCGTTATGGCATGAACCCGGACGACTTGCGCAAGGCCGATGCCATCGAGATCGTGCTGGGGCAGGGCGCCAAACCGGGCGGCGGTGGCATGCTGCTGGGCATGAAAGTCACCGAACGGGTGGCCGGCATGCGCACCTTGCCGGTCGGTGTCGATCAGCGCTCGGCCTGCCGTCACCCGGACTGGACCGGCCCGGACGATCTGGCGATCAAGATTGCCGAGATTCGCGAGATCACCGACTGGGAAAAGCCGATCTACGTGAAGATCGGTGCCAGCCGTCCCTACTACGACGTGAAACTGGCCGTAAAAGCGGGCGCCGACGTGATCGTGCTCGACGGCATGCAGGGCGGTACGGCGGCGACTCAGGAAGTGTTCATCGAACACGTCGGCATTCCGATTCTGCCTGCCATCCCGCAGGCCGTGCAGGCGCTGCAGGAAATGGGCATGCATCGCAAGGTGCAGTTGATCGTCTCTGGCGGCATCCGCAACGGCGCCGACGTGGCCAAGGCCATGGCGCTGGGTGCCGACGCAGTGGCGATTGGCACGGCGGCACTGATAGCACTGGGTGACAACCATCCGCGGCTCGACGAAGAACTGAAAAAGATCGGCTCGGCAGCGGGTTACTACGACGACTGGCAAAACGGCCGCGACCCGGCGGGCATCACCACCCAGGACCCGGAACTGTCCAAACGCCTCGACCCGGTCGAAGGCGGCCGGCGCCTGGCCAACTACCTGCGCGTACTCGTCCTCGAAGCCCAGACCATGGCCCGCGCATGCGGTAAATCACACCTGCACAACCTCGACCCGGAAGACCTGGTGGCACTGACCGTCGAATCAGCAGCCATGGCCCGCGTGCCCCTGGCCGGGACATCGTGGATTCCGGGGTCTGGTTCTGGTTACTGA
- the sfnG gene encoding dimethylsulfone monooxygenase SfnG produces MSQSSIKFAYWVPNVSGGLVVSKIEQRTSWTIDYNRKLAQIAEQSGFDYALTQIRFTAGYGAEFQHESVAFSHALLAATEKLKVIAAILPGPWTPSVAAKQLATIDQLTAGRVAVNIVSGWFKGEFQAIGEPWLEHDERYRRSEEFIRALKGIWTTDNFTFKGDFYRFHDYTLKPKPIQRPHPEIFQGGSSRAARDMAARVSDWYFTNGNTVEGIKAQVDDIRAKAAANGHSVKIGVNAFIIARDTEEEARAVLAEIVDKADPEAVNAFGDAAKQAGQSSPEGEGNWAKSTFQDLVQYNDGFKTNLIGTPRQIAERIVELKSVGVDLVLSAFLHFQEEVAYFGQHVLPLVRELEAAAQRTPVAETA; encoded by the coding sequence ATGAGCCAATCGTCCATAAAATTTGCGTACTGGGTCCCCAACGTCAGTGGTGGGCTGGTAGTCAGCAAGATCGAACAGCGCACCAGTTGGACCATCGACTACAACCGCAAACTGGCGCAGATCGCCGAGCAGTCCGGTTTCGACTATGCGCTGACGCAAATCCGCTTTACCGCCGGCTATGGTGCCGAATTCCAGCATGAATCCGTAGCTTTCAGCCACGCACTGTTGGCTGCGACCGAAAAGCTCAAGGTCATCGCCGCGATATTGCCCGGGCCATGGACTCCGTCGGTAGCCGCCAAACAACTGGCGACCATTGACCAGCTCACGGCCGGGCGCGTGGCAGTCAATATAGTCAGCGGCTGGTTCAAGGGCGAGTTTCAGGCCATCGGTGAGCCCTGGCTGGAACATGACGAACGTTATCGGCGCTCCGAGGAGTTCATTCGCGCGCTCAAGGGGATCTGGACCACCGACAACTTCACCTTCAAGGGTGATTTCTATCGCTTCCACGACTACACCCTCAAACCCAAGCCGATCCAGCGTCCTCACCCGGAGATCTTTCAGGGCGGCAGCTCTCGGGCTGCACGTGATATGGCGGCGCGGGTGTCGGACTGGTATTTCACCAACGGCAATACTGTCGAAGGCATCAAGGCGCAGGTCGATGACATTCGAGCCAAGGCAGCCGCGAACGGGCATTCGGTGAAGATCGGCGTGAACGCGTTCATCATTGCCAGGGATACCGAAGAGGAGGCGCGTGCCGTGCTGGCCGAAATCGTCGACAAGGCTGACCCGGAAGCCGTCAACGCCTTTGGTGATGCCGCGAAACAGGCTGGCCAGTCGAGTCCGGAAGGCGAGGGCAACTGGGCCAAATCCACCTTTCAGGATCTGGTGCAGTACAACGACGGCTTCAAGACCAACCTGATCGGCACACCCCGGCAGATTGCCGAGCGCATCGTGGAGCTCAAGTCCGTTGGCGTAGACCTGGTCCTTTCAGCGTTCCTGCATTTCCAGGAAGAAGTCGCCTATTTCGGTCAGCACGTGTTGCCTCTGGTACGCGAGCTGGAAGCCGCTGCGCAACGCACGCCTGTCGCCGAGACGGCTTGA
- the glnT gene encoding type III glutamate--ammonia ligase: protein MLPPETQRLIEQHGIKYVLAQFVDIHGSAKTKSVPVTGLEMVAEDGAGFAGFAICGMGMEPHGPDFMARGDLSSLTPVPWQPGYGRVVCIGHVDGKPWPYDSRYVLQQQVERLGQRGWTLNTGLEPEFSLFKRDVTGSLQMVDASDNLDKPCYDYKGLSRSREFLERLTEALQPVGFDIYQIDHEDANGQFEINYTYSEAMESADRFTFFRMAAGEIANDMGMICSFMPKPDPKRAGNGMHFHLSIASASNKNLFHDASDPSGMGLSKLAYHFAAGLLAHGPALCAFAAPTVNSYKRLVVGNSLSGATWAPAFIAFGANNRSAMVRVPYGRLEFRLPDAGCNPYLVSAAIIAAGLDGIDRQLEIDHVCNENLYKLSLEEIAARGIKTLPQSLNEACDALQADPLFGEVLGSEIVDEFIRLKRMEWVEYSRHVSDWEVKRYIEFF, encoded by the coding sequence ATGTTGCCACCCGAAACACAGCGTCTGATCGAACAGCACGGCATCAAGTACGTACTGGCTCAGTTCGTCGACATTCATGGTTCGGCCAAGACCAAATCGGTTCCTGTGACAGGTCTGGAAATGGTTGCAGAGGACGGTGCCGGCTTTGCCGGTTTCGCGATCTGCGGGATGGGCATGGAGCCTCACGGGCCGGACTTCATGGCCCGGGGTGATCTGTCGTCGCTGACCCCGGTGCCATGGCAGCCGGGCTATGGACGGGTGGTGTGCATCGGCCATGTGGATGGCAAACCCTGGCCCTATGACAGTCGTTACGTGTTGCAGCAGCAGGTCGAACGCCTCGGCCAGCGTGGCTGGACCCTCAATACCGGCCTGGAGCCCGAGTTCAGTCTGTTCAAGCGCGATGTCACCGGCAGCCTGCAGATGGTCGATGCCAGCGATAACCTCGACAAGCCCTGCTACGACTACAAGGGGCTGTCGCGCTCTCGCGAGTTTCTCGAGCGCCTGACCGAAGCATTGCAGCCGGTGGGTTTCGACATCTATCAGATCGATCACGAAGACGCCAACGGCCAGTTCGAGATCAATTACACCTACAGCGAGGCCATGGAATCGGCTGACCGTTTCACCTTCTTCCGCATGGCCGCCGGAGAGATCGCCAATGACATGGGCATGATCTGCTCGTTCATGCCCAAGCCTGATCCCAAACGTGCCGGCAATGGCATGCACTTTCACCTGTCGATCGCCAGTGCCAGCAACAAGAACCTGTTCCACGATGCCAGCGATCCGAGCGGCATGGGGTTGTCGAAGCTGGCCTATCACTTCGCCGCGGGCCTGCTGGCTCACGGGCCTGCGCTGTGTGCCTTTGCCGCACCCACGGTCAACTCCTACAAGCGCCTGGTGGTCGGCAATTCACTCTCGGGCGCCACTTGGGCTCCGGCGTTTATTGCCTTCGGTGCCAACAACCGCTCGGCGATGGTACGCGTGCCTTACGGCCGCCTGGAGTTTCGCCTGCCTGACGCCGGTTGCAATCCGTATCTGGTCAGCGCCGCGATCATTGCCGCAGGGCTCGACGGTATCGACCGGCAACTGGAAATCGATCACGTCTGCAACGAGAACCTCTACAAATTGAGCCTCGAAGAGATTGCCGCACGGGGCATCAAGACCCTGCCGCAGTCGCTCAACGAAGCCTGCGATGCATTGCAGGCCGATCCGTTGTTTGGCGAAGTGCTGGGCAGCGAGATTGTCGATGAATTCATCCGCCTCAAGCGCATGGAATGGGTGGAATACAGCCGCCACGTGAGCGACTGGGAAGTGAAGCGCTATATCGAGTTTTTCTAG